gataacctgctccaaccggatctacctacgcggacatgaccctgcctcgcagctacctcgatcacctgtacctgcaatcaggaaagaaaaatgagtgagtgataagaacactcagtaaggggaaagaatcaagtaaactatctttttttttcctgttctaactcacttttgggactcaacctcacatcctaacctctataagaaattgaggggataatttagttcactgtttactatttgggtcatactttgtcccatctggtgtctatttgatactttctgaaagctaactatagggatttgacacttttctaagctcgagctctctttctttctttcactacaccatttttgaatctgaattgagctctactacgagcatgctctactgcgagcatgttctactacgagcggaccctactgggggtctatgtcctactacgaacgTGTCCTACTGTGGACATggcctactacgggcggtgtagtgtaaagtgccccctcatagtttatagcatgcatgcgagtcttatatcttactaattttgcttccatctaaatttattcataactcaccagacattactcttgggatgacccttgaatcttgagtcccaaccttttcttgcttttctttcttttctttttctcttctttttttttttcctttcctttcctttcttttcttttcctttcctttcttttctctcttttcctttccaaactgtgaaatactgttcacaaccctgttcatttgacagggcagccttctttttcatacaatttcacagtccaaacgattcctaattcatacaagctatatatagttgaaaagaggattcaaagagctttttaacaagctataatagtacttataattcattcaatcaggcagtcaaaacagcagataaagtcagtggcaaaaactgcctcctctatttatttgataaagcagtccttatggttcatgcaatatttaacaatctaaatgatccccaattcatacaagctatatattactgaaaagataattcaaagagctttccaacaagatataatagcactcataaatcgttatataagacagtcaaaacgtgagatgaaagtagtggcaaaactgcctcctctgtttatttggtaaagcagtccttttggtttatacaatatttaacagtccaaatgatctctaattcatacaagctatatatcattggaaagaggattcaaagaaatttccaacaagatataatagcactcataattcatcaaataaggcagccaaaacatgggacgaactcagtggcaaaaactgtaaatattatacaactttctgccatgaacaaaatcacatacatagacatctcaaatggcaaaacaatattcctcaacatcaaaatcatcatttataacatagatccaaggaaccaaaagcctaaaacatgtcacatatcaaggatgatatcctttaccttgtttcaagccaaatctttgcaagttggtttccttctctttgttttccttcctttatcatcaagaccactttaaatcaataccaaaacaaactaacatattcacataacatgcatataaacatagataaaaggataaagaaggagatctttggttaccaaagcttacaaggtgcttctcttttttttctttttattttatcttccaatatctcttcaattttttcctttggcttcaagaaagcaaagaaaagacatgaagaatggtggctgctggaatatagacggaaatgatggaaaagtcttctctttctctttatatataaagccttatctctttctctttttctctttgtctttttccttttctttttttttcattttctttaggtatatatatatataaacacacatatacatataaaacaaatatatgtacttaaaatgggaaatatctctaaatagagtcaaaagacataaatacccctgaaacatacctgagggtattacattttCGGGCTTGGCCGAATTCACCCTAAAAGCAGTAGCATAagtttacataaaaaatttctttggaTTATGGCATATTGGGACTTCACAATAACATGTATGCCGCTTCATCTACAAAGGAAGAAATTACAAGTTTAACTGTAAATGTGAACGGAGAAATTACTTTCAGAGATAAATTGAGAAACTAAAACAGACCAACTTTACCgaacgagaaaaaaaaaactcaacttactaaacaaaaatacaatcGAGCTGCttatagggttggatttgagccgagccgagcttagctcggttcatatatgagcggctcgagttcggctcgagctcgactcgagctcagctcggctcaagctcgactcgagctcagctcgactCGGCTCATTTCAGGCTCGCGTTCGGCTGGGCTcgttttttcttatcaaaacgatatcgtttttaatatatattaatcaaaacaacgtcgttttgtataaaaaatttaaaaaaaaaatctaccgagccagctagagcttggctcggctcggaTCCAGCCCTAGCTGTTTATATGCTTGAGCTTGAGCCTTTTAGCATTTTACAAGTTTTGCATGGAAAGCAGGAGTGGGCAAAAAAACATTCAAGATATTTAACTTTATTACTACTACTTCTACTcagaaagatatttttaaatattttcaccaTGTAATTTCccgaataataaaattatgtatacaatcaataatatattattttatttttaattttaaattatttatttatataaaaacatgcCTTAGttgtacatattatttgtgtacatgATGAGATTACTTTTTCGTCGAAACGAATAAAACATTGAGTATAGAAAACAGTAATAAAAAAGCAATACTTCCACTACTAAGAATATTATAAATCTTATAAAATGCCAAATGCAAAATCCCACTTACCATGCAcattatatgaaattaaaattgccCACATTTAGACTatgattattaaatattaagtgCATCTTAGATCTGTCCACTATTTAGGCTTTGGTTTTTTGATGGGAAATTGAATTGGGTGTTCTCTATTTTAAACTTGCAAGAGACTTGAATTACTTGACACAAGTAACTTAGGGGAATTATTCTTCAAAACTGGAGCcacattattataattttcagttGACAAATGGTCACACCCATAAAGGACATGCTCATCTATCTAAGATTCCAACCCCTTGACTACTTAACAAGCTGTGATTTGGAGAAAGTCCAAACAATATTTGACCTTCTCCAGTGGTAGTGTATTTGTCAACATATCCGCTGCATTGTTTTATACTATACAACTATTTACTTAGTTATAACATGAAacatttgattatttgatagGAGTTTTGATACTTTAATTGTCATAATGTGAATTGAGAGCTTGTTAATCAAATCCAACAACGAATATCAATCTTTTCAAccataaccattttttttttgttatctttgtTATTATCATGTATTTACTCTCAGTTATAGATAAAGTTACTATactttttgttcttctttttcttgttaatcTCCATAGCAAGATTATTCTTTGCCGCACCTAAATCTTCGATATCAAATTCTTGATCTAATATAGACTTAAGTTAACAAACATAATCCATATTTCTAGCAGAAATTGGAATATGCTCATCATAAATTATAGCAAATAAATATAAGAGTCCATCATTTAAAACCATAAATCACACACAATAATCACACTCACAATGAGCAAGTAAAGCCAATACTCAATATATAAAGGTCTAATCGTTTGTACCTATAACACCccctaaagaaaaattattccTTGGAGGGAAGCAttataacttttgatttatttagtatgattatagaaaggccaaaggactatttcccacccaaactatgttgaattttcaaaattctctctattaactttaaaaatcttatttatccacccatgatcatttaaatttgttaattttaaagataaaattgtcattttatagttaatattaaaaataaacttaaatatgatttcattccccccctaaatttaaaaaactaacttttctctcctaaaccaattttgaaaaaatcacattgcccccctagggtttagtttcaaaatccgtTCACTTTCTCAGGTGTCATCGTCGGTCATCTGTCCCTCCCGACCGTTTCCCTTTTTCCGATGACCTGCCTCAACTACACTCCAACCCATCTAACATCAAGAGACATTGTTTGaaaagagaaatcgtcttcttagatgatgaagacgagatcgatcgattaCAATTACAATGTAATTGATTCCCAAAAGCTGTTGTCTTCATGTCGGCTTCATGCTTACTAATTACAATtctcataattatttattacttgCAATATATGAAAATAGAGGAGTGAGTGTTAAATCACCCCGTAAGTAGGGAACTTAGTCctataacttaaattttaattcttatatttattttaaatttatttcatcttTACTTTGTTATCAAAAGTACATTTTTGAGACTCCAAACCTTGATAACGTGAAATTTATATCACTTAACTCACTTATCTTGAAAATACTTTCAGTCTTGTTCAATCATCAGGGGAAGTAttgtaatttcataattacGATGATTTCATTTTGATCATTTAAGATACACTCAAGATCTTATACATTCATAATTCCCTAGATGTAATGTATGTAAAAACCATgtgattataaatattaaaagagacAAGTTAGTATATTATTTCCAacgatttttattaaataatttattaaatcatgGGTgtacttataaaatatttacgGTAAACAATTGAGATTACAGGCAAGGCAAGTATTAAAAAAGAGCACGTGATGAAAATCTGGACTCAGAGAGCAGTAATTTGATGTCGGCCAAATTATTATAACCAGAGTCTGCCCTCACCACCagatcttttatctttttccttttccaattattaattatccaatttaaaaaacaaaaaatcaatattttttctcgTTGAAAGGGCGTCCTCCAATAACGCCGCGGCTACTTAGAAGTCGCCGTATTTAATAAGCGTGACCCTCTTGATAATGAGATACATGATGCAGCATGTCGGCACTACAGTTCTCGTTAAATTATATAGAGAATTGAGAAATTATAGACCTTTCAGATTCAGTGCGCGCATCATCTTAACAATTAATGTACCactacaaattaaaataatttcacaTTCTTTTATTGTGTGCCAACTCACTTTGGGCACTCTAGTCGTGGTATGATAActggatttaaattgaattaatttaaatttaaaaattaatttaattcaatttaatttgattcaaatcagaATCTAATttgactaaaaaaattaattcattttaaaatggattaaatttgagttagaaaaAGTTTAACTCAGAgtaaatcaagttaaatttgaactgaatcattttaatttgaattatttttaattttaatttgacaaatttgagacatatttgaattgaactattttttgtttaaatcgaACTCAAAGTAAGAGATATTTAAACTTGGTTCGATTTATATCGACTCCTATACTCAAGTGTGTATTTGTGGAATGGTtagcaattgaaaaaaataaaaatgccgGATTCAATGCAAGAGCTTTGAAGTTGAGCTCTGTAAACCAAAACATAACTACATATGTAAAGCTTTGCCGTTTGATTATGGGTATTAGCACAACACTCTTTACTTTCAAagctaaacaaaataaatagagGAAAAAGTAAGTTGACAGACACAAACTCACTGTCattgatattaaattttgagttcatCCAATCCAGTTTtctattattgtattattaatatgtaAGTTGTTCCTAAAAAGGCACGTGGATAAATTTGCCCAGTGAAATGGCACTCACTTGTGGCACTCAAGTAGCCAAGTCGGCAAGTAGCCAAATGGTTGGGCTATGGTGTGATAAACATCAGCAAATCAATTTCTTCACGGCGCCGAAATTAAACCTCATTTCATCCTTATATAAACCTCTCAATATCCCCTTCTGTTATCATACATTATTACCAGCCACAGAATGGAGTGTCTTCAGAGTTGGCCTGAGCCTGTTGTTCGAGTCCAATCTTTATCTGAAAGTGGCATAACTTCGATTCCAGAGAGATACATCAAGCCCATCCTTCACAGGCCTTCAGTGAGCACAGAGTTTGATCCCCATGTCAACATTCCTGTAATTGATCTCCAAAATATTTTCAGTAACGACCGAATCCTCCGAGACGACACTCTAAAGAGCATCTCAAGGGCATGTCGTGAGTGGGGTTTCTTTCAAATTGTTAACCATGGAGTTAGCCATCAGCTTATGAGAAACATGCGAGAGGTGTGGCGTGAATTCTTCAAACTGCCGCTGGAGATTAAGCAAGAGTATGCCAACTCGCCTGATACTTATGAAGGCTACGGCAGTCGTTTGGGTGTTGAGAAAGGGGCTAAACTTGATTGGTGtgattatttctttcttaattttatgCCTCTCTCCCTCAGAAATCCTACCAAATGGCCTGCTCTGCCCACTTCCTGCAGGGAATTGGTAGCTGAATATGGAGaagaaatggtgaaattatGTGGAATCCTAATGAAGGTTCTATCTGTGAATCTTGGACTTGGAGAAGATGAACTTCAAAATGCATTTGGTGGAGAGGAAATCGGTGCATGCTTAAGGGTAAATTTTTACCCAAAATGTCCACAGCCTGACCTTACTCTTGGCCTCTCTCCACACTCAGACCCTGGTGGCATCACCCTTCTCTTGCCTGACGAAAACGTTGCTGGACTTCAGGTACGAAAATACCATAACTGGATCACTGTGAAGCCTGCTCCAAATGCTTTCATTGTCAACATTGGAGATCAAATTcaggtataaataaataaattatgtatatcttttCAGTATTAGTACTATAAAGTATACTGAAGTAGTGTTGTTAAAATATAAACAGGTACTTAGCAACGCCATTTACAAGAGCGTGGAGCATCGAGTGATAGTGAATTCAGGGAAAGAACGTGTGTCATTGGCTTTCTTCTATAATCCAAAAAGTGATAAATCGATTCAACCAATGAAGAAGCTGGTGACAAAGAACCGACCACCCCTTTATGAAGCCATGACTTTTGATGAATATAGGGTTTACATACGGATGAAAGGTCCAAGTGGTAAGACACAAGTTGATTCCTTAAAATCTAACACAtaacgatgatgatgatgatgatgatgatatatcCAATCATATACATCATCAactctaatattttatatttgaataattaaatgaattttatttgatgtaTGATTTATAGAAGtgtactttaatttaaaaagaactTAATTTTCACTGAGTCACAATTTGAACTTAGAGTAATCCAAATTTGCCCAAACTCTTGTTCATATGCTTTTTCGAatcattattatcataaattgtTGAATAAGAATCGTGTCctgacataaaaataaaaattaaacattaaagacgaagagattttaataattttttatttattatcttatatgTGCTCATAACCAATTCTAAGAACACAATGACATCTATAATGTACCGAACGAAGTTTATTTaaatacgaatttttttttttaacagtggTAAAGACAAACTCAAAAgttacaataaatattaaaataacaataatatatcgAGTAACCTTATGTAACCTAAGATATTTGTACAAATTAAACTAAGGGAGCATATTACTCAATTGGAGCTAGAATCAGACCAACCACAAATTGGTTCCAATccaatttttatgaaattaaaaaggtTTCAGCTTTGATTTTGGTTTCACCCTGGATCAAAGCCACATTGTTTCTTGGACAAAGACTCAATTTCATTTGTTGCTTTATATTCTCATATCGCCAATGTCatgatattcaaattttatattgtattatgtattaaataactaatattttatattttgtattatatattatattatatcgtaaaatatacattttgaataaactaataaaaatatgcagaattcaaaaaatcaaattaaagtattttattatatttttcattttgtttttctttcactttagaGTTAACAATGTTTCCAAAACAAAACCCAACTCACAGCAAGGAGTTTGTTATGATAAAATTAACGGTTTGTTTtcgaaaaaaaagaaaaagaaaagagtaatCAGAATATGACTACAAAAAACATTAGATCATTGATGTAAGATCAAAATAATCGAGTGTTTCACtaccaaaaattaaaagtaatataaatgataatccTAAAATTACCTTATCAAATTTTACTAGCTCAGATAAAAAGCAAAAGATAACAAAAGAATCTAGATTTAAActtcttcaaacaaaataaacaatataacaaaaaatataaatataaatatgtgacTATACATTAAATGTGtaactttataataaaaaattatttttgtttcaatcattaacatatcttttattctcatacccattaatcaaatcaaaataatcaaaacatttcatacttaatttttttctactaAAACAATTAAAGCCCTTACAACTCAAACCACtc
The sequence above is a segment of the Mangifera indica cultivar Alphonso unplaced genomic scaffold, CATAS_Mindica_2.1 Un_0072, whole genome shotgun sequence genome. Coding sequences within it:
- the LOC123207332 gene encoding jasmonate-induced oxygenase 2-like; the protein is MECLQSWPEPVVRVQSLSESGITSIPERYIKPILHRPSVSTEFDPHVNIPVIDLQNIFSNDRILRDDTLKSISRACREWGFFQIVNHGVSHQLMRNMREVWREFFKLPLEIKQEYANSPDTYEGYGSRLGVEKGAKLDWCDYFFLNFMPLSLRNPTKWPALPTSCRELVAEYGEEMVKLCGILMKVLSVNLGLGEDELQNAFGGEEIGACLRVNFYPKCPQPDLTLGLSPHSDPGGITLLLPDENVAGLQVRKYHNWITVKPAPNAFIVNIGDQIQVLSNAIYKSVEHRVIVNSGKERVSLAFFYNPKSDKSIQPMKKLVTKNRPPLYEAMTFDEYRVYIRMKGPSGKTQVDSLKSNT